Part of the Lycium ferocissimum isolate CSIRO_LF1 chromosome 6, AGI_CSIRO_Lferr_CH_V1, whole genome shotgun sequence genome, TAGCCAACGTGTAAATGTGTGTGTTTTACGCTTGATTTCTTTGTGAAATACAATGTTTGATGTACTCGTTATTGGCAGTAATTCTCGGATAAAATACCAACTGATTCAAGACATGTTAGAAGTAGCACATATATTGCTTTAATCAGCAAAAACATACACTTACATCCGTCAAATATATCCCCGTCGTCTAACTTAACCAAAATTTACACAAAATGTTCCTTTAAGTCGACCAAAATGTGCCCTTCCATCTAAGTCAAGCTTAAACTAACTACATCCGACATACTTAGTCTTAAATCGGCGGAAAATTAGGATAAAGTACATTATCACATTACATATCAAACTTAAGCACAAGACTATCTTCAATGTCCTTCTTTACTTCAAATTTCGTTGTTGCTTGTTagtcttcttcaacaaccccgaAATCACAATATTTGCTTGAATTGGAAACTACGGATCATACCACTTGAAATACTTACAAGGAGTTCGAAATAGGGACTGCATTTGTATAAAAAACAACATAATCAATGTTAAGAAATTTAACTAATACAAATCAGATTAAAAAGTATGAATATTACATACCCCATAATGCGTACATCCGAGAAATCTACGTCCGGGATTGTCATCCGACCATGAAATTCTTGTGACTGGAGGACACCCACATGCACAAACAAGCCTAGTATTATAAATCATGGGTTCAAAGATtaatggaaaggaagaaaattgatggcaaagagaagaaattgatggcaaagagaagaaatttaatggaggaattcttgaaatttctaatataTGGTGGAGGAGAAGGGGTTATGGTGTATAAATAGGAAAAGAATAGAGAGAGAGACATTGgggaaggaaaatattaaaggaaaatggttattttaagtttttaatcGTTGGGGGGGTCTAATGTGGACAAAAAACAACCCCCTCACGCGCCATTGGACGTTTGAAGCCACTTTCTGTGCCATGTGGACACTTAAGGGGACGCGACACATAAAGCTGCAAGTTTAGGGGGGTTTTTAAGCCTCCGCATAGTTTAGGTGTGCACTGTATAAAAAGTTACAAGTTCAGGGGGGTCCCAAGCGCTTTGCCTTCCTTAAATTGAAGAATCTTTTGGTTCTTCAAAGTATGCCCATATAAATTCTTAATTATTTTGTGCATCATATTAGAACCAGGATGGCCCAACCGGTCATGCCAAATGATAAAATCATtaaaaccattaaatcttttgTTTACTGCAACATGTGTTTCAACCGCACCAATACTTGTATGGTACAACCCAGAAGAAAGTTCGGATAATTTTTCATGCATAAACTTTTCCCCCGCTTTCATTGTAATAATATAAAGGTACTAACCCGTACTTCATTGACAGCCTCAACATGATAGCCATTTTGGCGAATAACCTGAAACTTAATAAGTTTCTTCGAGACTTGCTACAATAAATATTGTACCTCCAGGTATTAATAAGGTCGCTTTTCCAGAACCCTCAATTAATTTTGTACTAACAGAAATTGTATTAACACAAGCCTTTTTCATAACCAAATGAGagaaatatttcttttctcttaatATAGTGTGGGTTGTAGCACTATTCAAAAGGCACATATCCCCATTACTCATCTTGGATCCAGTTGAAGACTGAggaattttatttatcttcatgaaaataaaaatacatcgtaAGAAATACGGAAACTAACAATAGAAAACTTAAGTACTAATCCTTGAAAATAAAACAACATAGAGAACTTAAGTACTTCTCGAAAATAAAACAACATAAGGACAACTTAAGacacataaataaaaataacaacataacacattCCCTAGTGAAACGGTCAAATCTCAATTTTGATCTCCAAAGAAGTCTTCAACTTCCAAAGGAGTAATATCATCAAGCcaatcaaaatcatcatctttcAAAGCCGAATTAGCTTCAACATTAACATCATATTTTCGTGAAGGCCCTGCCTCATCGTCATTTTTTAAAGTCATGTGTGACTCCACCCGGGCATTAGAAGAAGAGGCACCACCTCTATTTGCCTTTCTTTTGAAGGAATTTTGATAAAGCTTGGCAAAATGTTCAGGCGCCCAGCATTCACTTTCCAGTGACCTTTCAAACCACAACGATGACACAGTTGCTCCTTGAAGGATTGCCTTGATAACCCATATTGTTCTCCATTTTATGGTGACCACCATCACGACGATTATTATATCGTCCCTTGCCATGCCCACGCTCATTATTATGGCCCCGATTATTTTGTATTCTTTCAGCTGGGTCATGTGCTACTACCACATTCGCTTCCGGGAATGGAGTAGTTCCAGTAGGACGGGCTTCATGATTTTCAATAAAAGGGTATTATGCTGCTCAGCCACAAGAAGACATGAGATCAAATTAGCATGCTTTTTAAAATCCCTTTCACGGTACTGCTGTTGTAATACTATATTAGAGGCATGAAAAGTCGTAAGAGTCTTTTCCAACATATCCTCATCAGTTATATTATCCCCACATAATTTCAATTGGGAAGTAATTCTATAAACAACAGAGTTATAATCACATACGTTTTTAAAATCCTGTAACCGTAAGTGAATCCACTCATAACGAGTCCTGGGCAATACCGTTACCTTAATGTGgtcatacctttccttcaaacCACCACAATTCAAGTGGATCTTTCAGCATCGTCGTGTATTCAACCTTCAATCCTTCGTCCAGATGATGACGAAGGAAAATCATTGCCTTCGCTTTGTGTTGACTCGATGCTGTATTATCCTGAGTAATAGTGGCACCAAGACCTTTGGCGTCTAGGTGAATTTCAGCATCGAGTTCCATGATAGGTAATTCTTTCCGGAGATATCAAGTGCCACAAACTCAAGCTTCGACAAATTCGACATGATGATCAAAACTATCATAAAAGTATTTGAgttagaaataataaaataaaataatctcaaaacAGTAGCCTTGTTTCGACAAAACAATACCTATTTTTCACAAAACCCTTTTTCACAAAGAACAGTACATTATTTCTGACAACAACATAACTCTTTCACAAAAACAATACTTAACAAACAATACGTTTTTTCCCACAAACTTTTAGTCAGTATGATCCAATCGAATTAACAGTAACGTGAAGTCATGGTCTTATTAAAAGAACAATTAATTCACAACCATCAACCAATATAAATTTAAAGCattgttttataaaaaataccATATTAACGTTGTTAAGTGTTAAATGTTTACTATTATTAAATGTTTACTATATTAAATGTTTACTATTATAGCACATAAAATAAGTTCATCATTGCATGAGAAAAGTAAAGGCAAATTGGCAGCTAGCGGAATATTAACCGACAGACCAAATGTATGGTAGTAAAATATTTGCACAAAACAGAATTAGCAGACGACTTAGAAATTAATCAACTTTCTGTTTGCATAACCTATATCGGAAGGATGGTAAAAACGCATACCAGATGAAAGAGTAAACTCCACTTGTAACGGCGATAGTGAAGTTAGAGACTCGTCTGATAACATGTTGCAAAACTaagctaaaaataaaatatatattagaacaagaaaaacaatatAGAATGAAGCTATGTAAAGATGactttcttctttatttcaaGTGTGTAGTACATCACATATCAtacctctatttatactactacaTAGAGAGGGGGTTACAAGATTGTCTCAAATATGGCATTAACCCCTTGAGAAGGTGGGAAAAAATATGTGGTTGTGGGAGATGAATGAGGGAGTAGTGGAGGTGTGATATAACTACACATAAAGGTGCACATAATGGTGAATTAACTCCTAGAAGTTATGGACatccacattatcatatttacaacactcccccttggatgtccgaTAATGTGCCTCTACGCATTATAGTGGTATTAAATGTGAATGATTggtcctcaacatcattagaggtaacagaaaaagaaaataaaagatatcaAACTCAGATTGTTTTCATATGGAATGTACCAGTAAATGTCATTGTTAATTTATAAGCAAAGTACAAATTACAAATTAcaaattacaaaagaaaatctTGTTTATAAGCAAAGTACGTACAACAAAAAATCATTGTTTATAagcaaagaacaaaaaaacaaataattaaaacaaataaaaataagcgCAAAGTACCGGAGAAGATTAATGTGTAGGGGTGGCAGTGAGGCGGGGTGGGGCGGTTGCAGTGCGGGTTTAGCTTTAACCCGCAGAGACTTCAACCCGCACCGCAaagttaaatttatattttcaaaccGCCCcgcattaaaaaaaatcagcacTTACTTGAACATTAGATTTTAGTAAAAACTGTTAGATTTCTTTCAGTAAATAAATCAGTTTGGAAAAAAGAAACTGAAGATAGAGAAATAGTATGGTACAataattttcatctttttttttttttttttttttttcatctttggagCTTTACGAAATAGGGGTGATGACAGTAATTAAAACTTACAAAATGAAAGAGTCGTTGTTACGAAAGAAGAAAAACTGCAAGCTTTATCTTAACATGATGAATCTTGAATTACTAAATTTAAATACTAAATGATTGTTTTAGTGAAATGAATCCTTAACCCATGAGATAAATAAATTTATCATTGAAGTGAAATAAGTTTgcttcagatttttttttttttcccttctacTATGGACTGTATTGGAGATTCGAAATGAAGTTATGATTTTGGTTTTCAAAGTTGTAAACAGAAACGATCAGATATCAAAATAAGTCTGTAAAACTTACCCCAAACCCGCAACCGTTagatttttatgaaaaaaaataattgaacttGCCCTACCCTGCGTTCACCTAAACCCGCCCGGCCCCGTTGCCATCCCTATTAATGTGGTTGAGTACATTGACGTCGAACTCAGACAAATCTCTCTACCAGTTCTAGGTAGTAGGTACATTAATTAAACTTTAGTGAAGATCTATATTGGCACGTTAGCCATCAACAAGTTGTAATTTAACTGATTAATTAAAACTTGAGcatttatgttgaaaatattAGGAGTGCGGATTATCTTCCTTTCTAGGCCAACCATATTCATAACTCACTCTTTTAGACTTTTACCAACTAATAATATTAGAAAGGAATCACATCCATTAAGGTATTTGGTCCAATTCTTCCTAAAACATAAtttcttattatatatttttggttTACAAATTGTGTATGTTATAACTCTACAGTGTCTACATTGTTTAATGTGTTGGATTTAATTTCTAatattcacattcatttacattatttcgaaaaaaaaaaattaagttatatgAGGTGACAGTTTAAAAGAAGTTATTTTTATGAACTTACCTAACTTGAACATACCACAAGTATATCCTATTGAACATTAATATCATGGACATGTTCGTTATTCTACAAGGCAGCCTATTTCCTAATCCAACTAATTGCCAACTAATATTTGGAATGTGGATCATCTCCTTGTCTGTAACAACAATTAAGCAATACTTTTTCACCTATCAAAGGTTTTAATTGCTTTGGTATTTCACTATTAATTTAATATGCCATGAAAAATCAATTGTGCAAACTCAGCATGTTGGCTAAATGTTTCAATAAAGATTTAGCCAAAATCTAAACTTAATTAGTGGTGCTCTACTATTTGATTTATGTTAAAACACCTGAAATTCTTACATTTCTGAACCAAGTGTGTGTTTCTAATGTTTAAAGAATGCTATAAAGAAGGatacaatattttctttaagCCTCATAACTTCAAGATATTTCTAGGTATTATTAATAGTATATAGACAAAtccttttttattaatttacaaTTGAATCaatcttttttaattaatttataaaatgaCAAGGTAAAATTTTAGTTTATTCATCCAAAGAAACTTCCCCATTAACTAAGGAAAACGTGCAGTTAAACCATATATAATGTTGAAACGTTAATCATGTTACTTGCAAGGTCAAGCTTGTTCTTCTCTAACCCAACTAATTTCCAACTTGTGGGAAACCCTCTTAAATTCCAAAGAAAGAAGTTTGGGTCTAAAATTGAATTATTGAAACTTTCTAGAGAAGTCAAAAGTGATCAGTGATTCAACGAAGAGTTCGCCCAAACTTATGGTCAAAAAATAGAGTGTTAATGacataattttttaacaaaaattaatATCAATTTAGTTTTACTAGAAGAAAACACACTAAAATCTAACAACCCAAAAAACCATTAATGAATTTCGTTCAATGTATAGAGAACTCTACTGACCTCATCTCTATGGATCATGTCACCAATTAGACGTTTAtattcaaacttttaaaaaagaaatttgataCCTGTAAATCCTCCTTTATATTCATCTCTTCACCTTTTCTATGAACATCAATTTATTGCCAAAGAaaagttatatacattattaaaACAAAAAGGACAATAATCGTAGGATTGCTTATTTACAACTTTAATATCTTGAATGACTAGAGTATTTTCTTTTTAAGGTTTTAACATAAACTTAAAACAAATCATTTACCCGAGTTATGCACTGAAAGATATATAACAAGTACATATGCTTATATCATTCAAAAATTACCTAAAAAGTGTCATATAACCTTAGGATATAGATATCTCAATAGAGCATAACTTTAGGGACATTAAGGTGCCAAAAATATACGTTCGACTTTCTAGAATTTGTCCTATAAAACGGATAGAGGCAATGCTATTCTCACCAattgttatttatttataatttgtgGTGTCGATTCAATTTATAATACGTCGCATCTGTTGGGTGTGCAACAAAGTACTacattggtagctgaaaagaagaaggagctacttataaggagttgaatacttttaatgatgtgaggtattttggagaaaaccgtgcgggcttggcccaaagcggataatatcacatcatgttaagagtatctttaagcCGTTTAACCCAACAGCATCCCCACCTGCTATTTTTATTCATCAAGACTTATTCAGATGAAACAAATTAATCTTACGCCGTTTTACCTTTGTCATGATTTGAACATTGGTCTCTCACGTTAAGTAGATTAAAACATTTAAGAAGTGAAAAATCCTAAAAAACCCGATACTTTAATTTAGCGAAAATTCAATATTTGCAAGAGTGACGATTCTCAGGGTCTCAGCTTCATGCCACAAACTAACAACTAAGAAAATTAATCCTGTGCATGTTAGCATGTACTGAATTAAATTACAAACTTACTGAGCTCACAATATATGTCACGCCAGATGAAAGCACATAGTTTCTAgccaatatttttcatttttattttcattgtttCCTATTTTTCtgcttcttttgttttgtttacagt contains:
- the LOC132061151 gene encoding uncharacterized protein LOC132061151 — encoded protein: MELDAEIHLDAKGLGATITQDNTASSQHKAKAMIFLRHHLDEGLKVEYTTMLKDPLELWWFEGKDFKNVCDYNSVVYRITSQLKLCGDNITDEDMLEKTLTTFHASNIVLQQQYRERDFKKHANLISCLLVAEQHNTLLLKIMKPVLLELLHSRKRMW